The sequence TCAAGTATCCAAATTGTCATTATTTCTCTGATTATTAATAGTTTTATCACTAAAATTCAGTAATTTCATCATCGTTAGCTAAACGCTCTTTTCTAAGACTTTCTGCAATCTCAGCAAAGTCAGGATCATCCTGAAAAACTCCGGCAAATTTTACCCAAGGATTCTCCGGTTGTTTAGGGGGTTGCCATTCAATTTCTACTGGAATAATCTCTAGGTTTTCCAGACGAGTATGTAAAATTTCGTTCAATTTTTCTATAGCTTCTTCTTGCGTTGAAGCTTCTACTTGGCAGTTAGGGAGTTCCAGAAAAGATGCGCTTATTTTTGTTTCATTAGAGCGATCGAGCAAAATATGAAACTTCAGGGGAACTGACTGAGATATTTTTCCTGTTGACACTTTGCTAACCATAAATTCTTCATTAGCTCAAATTTCATTCAATTATAGCAGATAGTGGGGAATATGAGTTCTATTATGTCGATATCGCATAATACCCAGACAGAAACCGGGGTTTTCAGAAATATCTGGTTTGGAGCTAAAGCACCGACCGCAGCGCATTTTATCCTTGACAAAAACATCCTTTTCAGTTAGAATAAAACTTAATACTAAATATTTTAATTAATGCCCAATGAAACAAACAAATTTGCAGGAATTAAAGGAACAAATTTTGTTAGAGGAAACAGAGCCTCTAGCAATCGAATATAACGGACGCTTAGTTGGGTATTTTTATCCAGTGAGTGCAATGCCAAGTGCGATCGAGGAAATCGATCGCACTTTTACAAATTTAGTACAGCAATGGCGCAATGAAACAATAGGTATTTCCTCCACTACTGATTTAGTGATGCACCCTGCTTACCAACAAATTATTACGATGGGTCCAGTAGTAATTCCTCTGTTATTAAGGGAAGTCGAAAGAAAGTCTGGGCGTTGGTTTTGGGCTTTGTGTGAAATTACTGGAGAAGATCCAGTACCTTTAGAAAAACGGGGTAAAACTAAAGAGATGACTGAGTTCTGGCTAGAGTGGGGGAAAGCAAAAGGTTACAAATGGTAGGAAATAATCCTTGGATACAAAATATTAAAGAATGGATTGAACAAAATCATCCTAATTTAGTGACAACGGGATATCAAATTACCAGTTCAGACACAACTGATTATAATTGTATAGCTTGGGCTGCTGGAAGTACAGAAGAATGGTGGTGGCCAGATGCCAAAGGTGGAGACTACTGGCCACCTAATATACTACGAGAGGAATCCCTGACTGCTTTTATGATGGCTTATCAAACTTTAGGGTATGAAGTCTGCGATAACACTTTGCTGGAAGTTGGTTTTGAAAAAATAGCGATTTATGTTTTAGATGGAAAACCTCAACACGCAGCGAGACAACTTCCTAATGGAAAGTGGACTAGCAAATTAGGTCAGTATGAGGATATAGAACATAATTCTTTAGAGGGTTTAGAAGGTAGTATATACGGTGAAGTTTCTTGTGTGATGAAAAGGCGTTTGATTGAGCAGGAGTAATAAACTTTCAGCAAACTTTTGGACTTGGGCAGGGTTGTATAAGGAGTATTGTTGTTTGATGACACAAACTATATCGAGCTTGACAGCTTTTCTAATGAAACCAAACCATACCAATCCGCATTGTAAATAATCGGGCTTGGGGGTTCTTTTGCTTTAATTTTAAAGCGCTTTCTACCCAGTTGAATCGATGCCATATTCACCTGTTTCTGCATCAATTACGATCATTTTACCAAGATTTTCACTGGACTCGACTTGTTGGCGAATATCATTTTCATAAATTTGTTGGGCTTTGTGGGCAACTTCTTCAGCCGTCCAAAAAATAGCTTGCATGGTTATTTTACACTAGGGTTTGCAGTTGGTAATTCTTAATTTTAGTATTTATTATAACATAATTTTAGCATCTGGTTATTTTTTTAACCAAGTTTGAATCGCCCCTAATAAATTATCCTGACTGGGGGGAAAACCGCGCAAACGTGCTTCGAGGGGTTCGTCGGTGATCCAGACGACGTACAAACCCACCTTAGTATCAGCGATCGCTCATATTTTGTTTTAGGCTAATTTAGAGATAATTTACGCTTAGAAACAACACAATCTTGCAAATAAAGGTTAATTAATTCCTGGGAAGATATACCTTCTTCTTGAGCCATCGTTTAGTATCAATAAAGCTAAGTTGCATTTGACCTCATTAACGTTCATAAATTTCTTCACGGGTGAGAAAACTATTGACTTTAATCGGGTTTTCTGTTAAAGTATTGATGATATCTTGGGTTTTAGTATTGAGTTGAGAAATGGCTAAATTATCGAGTTAATTTTTAGCTTTAAACGCCTCGATAATGGCTTGAATTTGTTCGACTTGTTCCGGTTTTAAGCCACTGGCATTAATAGTTTGGCTCATAGTTGATGTGGATTGATATGATTGGATGATTTGAACATAAATGCTTATTTTTGTATTCTAGCATAACTTATGAACAAGAAACCGGGTTTCTGAAGTTTCTGGAACGGTGCGAATTTTTCAACTAACTACTAATGAAACTTGGCTTCGATCGCAATTCTGGAATTTTTCCCACAAGTCAAACACGCGATCGAGTGCATCTCTTTCATCTAAAGAATGAAAGAGGATGAGACTGGCCCAGGATTGGGTAGTTTCTATTTTATATCTTGCTCTTAACCATAACAAAAACTCTTCAAATTCTTGGTCTTTTTCCGATTTGGGTAATCCGAGTTGATTTTTGGCGAGATCGTACCCGTAATAGAAGGACTGAAAATCAAAGATTGAGTACCGACTTAAATAGAGAGTGGGTCTTTTTTTGATTTCTGGTAAAAGGTCATAAAAACTAATCATAGTACCTCTTTTCTCTGTGATGTTATTACTAAAACTGTTCTTTGTTTGTGAGATTAAGCTGATTGCCAGGGATAACGACTAAATCTTGTAACCATTGGTTTATTGGCTTTCCTTCATGGTACAGGTTATCGAAAACTTTTTCCACTCCTTCGATGTCGATCGCAATTCCTTCATGGAATCCATTGGTGGCAATCTGCTGATTTGTGTCATCATCGTAGATAATTCCTTATAATCCGTAGGCGGAAAGAGCCTCGACTCTGATATGTCTGCCTTTAATCTGCTGGGATTTCAAGTATGATTTAATAGCCGTAGCACATTGCAAACAGGTTCCTATGTCGTATTGTTCCGCGATCGCCCTAATTTCATCGATTTGGCGATCGGTAATTTTTTCATCTTCGTTACTCATTCTTGTAGTTGTTCGATAATTGGCTGATTCTCTAATTAGAGATAGATAATTTACGCTGAGAAACAACACAATATTGCAAATAAAGATTAATTAATTCTTGAGAAGATATACCTGATTCTTGAGCCATATTTTCAAAATATTCAATCACATCAATTCCTAGAGAAATAGTGACCTGTTTTTTTAACTGTTTGGCAAAAGGATTAGGTCTTTTTTTCATTTTGGAAAGATCGTATTCCGGTTCCATTGTTTTATCTCCTATATTCTTTACTTTCATTTTTAGTGGCTTTTCTTGCTGATATAATTCTAATGATAGAATCTTCTTATCGAAAACAATGAACTACAATTAAGATTCTCATTTTAGAGCTTATACCCAGAAGTAAAAAACGTTCTTCTTCTTGGGAGTGTTCTTCATCCCAAAATTGAAGGGCATAATCATCAAAGAAAACTGATTCAGCTTCTTCAAAAGAAATACCATGTTTTTGTTGATTAATTTTGTTTTTTTGCTCATCCCACTGAAAGGTTATTTTATTCATTCTGCAAAAACTTAATTGAATCTTTATCCTCAGTAATTAAACAATCTTTGGGAATTTTGACAATAGCCATCTATTGATGCTCGTGTGAGGGTAATGATTCAATTATAATTCAACTTACTTCCTACTCCACACATACCTTTGACAAACCGACTTTGCTCCTATTTTACATCATCCGCAGGCGATCGCGCCCTACCTGTAAAACAGGCATTCTACCTGTTACATAACTTCACAAAATACAAATCATTGAGAATTGTTCGCCTCTTGACAAACTTTTAATTTCTGTTTTTCCTCTGGACGGGTAGCTAAATATTCCTTTAACCAGTCACACCCTGTAGCTAATAATTCATTTAAGTTTTGATTGCGCCAAATAAACACTTTTCTACCTCCAGTAGCTATATATTTATCATCTGGGGAAAACACGATCTGACCTTGACCTTGTTCGGGAACAGTATATTTAGCAATTTGCTTTCCTGCTATATTCCAGACACTTAATTCATTACGATTACCCAAAAACCCAATCTGCTGACTATCAGGGCTAAAAGTTAATCTGCCAACAGATTGTTCTAATTTAATTTTACTAATTATTTTTCCAGACATATCCCATATTTTGATAAAATTATCTGTACCTGCTGTTGCTATCAATTTACTATCTGGGCTTAAATAAACACTCATAATCATTGCTTGATTATCCAACTTAACCACTTGATTATTCTTCATATTTCTTAAGTATAATTGCTTTCCTCGCTTTCTTTCCAGACTCCATGTTACCAAGTATTTACTATCTAGACTAAATTCACCTATGTCTTCTATATCTATTAACCTGTCAACCAAATTTCCAGAATTATCCCAAATTTTACCTGGCTCTGCTTCTTGAGGAATAGTAAGAATATATTTACCATCTGGGCTAACTACTACTCGCCAGACTCTTTCAGATAAGTCATTTTTCAATGGCTTGACTTGCTTAGTAGATAAATTCCATAAACGTAGTGGAAATGCTTTATTAATATTACGTCCTGCGTCAACATTTCCAATTGTGGCTATTTTGTTACCATCAAAACTAAAACTAAAACTTTTACCAAATTTAATCTTATCAAGAGAATTCAATACATTCTCTTCCTTACTAACATTTGTTTTTATTTCAGAAATCAAAGTGCCTGAAAGGTCAAATTTTTGGATACCTTCTTTCGTGACTCTGATGATCAGATTGCCATCAGGACTCATTATCGCAAAACTGTTGCGGAAATCAAATCTTTTAACTTCATTTTTTTGCAAATTCCAAATATCTAAGAACTCATTCTGGAAATAAGTAATCAAAATGTTTTTGCTATCCGCGCTAAACTGTAAATTATTCATTACTCTTTCTTTTTGACGATTTCCTCCTGAAGGGAAAGGGAATCCTTCTGTTTCGTAGATAATTGCTGATTCTTTAAAGTAAGGTTTGGCTACACCTAAAAATCTAATTCCATTGATCCCTGAAATAGCAATTATTTCACCGTCAGAGCTATAATTTAAGCTAAGACCAAACAATGGATTTATTGTTACTGTATTAGTTAGTTTACCCGATTTCGTATCATATAATTTCAGTAATCCTTCGCCCGGTATTACTGTAGCAATTTCTTGACCATTAGGGCTAAAACTAACATCCCCATGAACATTAGTACCAGGTATAAATGGAGAAAAAGCAAAATCAGCAATTTTTTTACCTGATGATTCCCAGAGTTGGGGTGTTACTCCAGCAATTTGCGATGAATTAACATCTGCCCCCAATGTTAACAGTTGCCGACCATTAGGACTAATAGCTATTTTAACAAGTCTAGTATTGACTTTAAATTCTCTAATCTTTTTCAAACTTTTTAAATTCCAAAACTCGACCATCCCCATAACGTTGCCAATGATAATTTCTTCGCTATTTGCAGTAAATTCTATACTCGTTATTTGTCCTCCAGTATTTGTTTTTAACTCCTTAACTTGCTTACCTAATAAATTGAAAAATCTTACCTCCAAAAAATTGCTTATAGCGATATACTGACTGTTTGGAGTGAATTTAACAGTATCACTAGCAGGATTACCAAAAGATTGTGTATTATAGATATGGGTAATTTTTTGACCAGTGAAATCCCAAATGTATAAGTTACCGTTTTCATTAACAGTAACAATGTATTTACCATTAGGACTCATCGCTAAATTGTAAATTTCTTTGTTCTCTGGTTCCTCCCATTCAGTAATTTTCTGCCCCGATAGATTCCAAATTATGACTTTACGTTCTCCTCGGCTAAAGGAAACAATTTTTTGACCATCAGGAGTAAAAATAGCTTTATTAATATCTTTGGTATCACTTTGAAACTCATTTTTCTCTCGAATATTAGCAGTAATAGTCTGTAAAGCCAACAAAGGGCTAGTTGTCGGATAATTTGCTAAAGGTTCACCATCTTTAACTAATTGTTTCAACTTCTGCCCTGCTTCCATCGCAATCATCAAGGCATTGATTCCACCTTCTCCTGATTGAAATTGACTCAAAGCTAAATTACCTAAACTATCAGTTTCACTAATTAGGCTTTGTCGTTCAGCGCGTTGCCATTGCCAGACAGCCCCCGTAGCAAAAATTGAAATAGCGACTAAACCACTGGTTAGACTTAAAATAGTACGGCGACGGATGCGATCGCGCAACCCCAACCCCAACTGAATAAACACCCGTTCCGCCGGACTGATATCCCCCAAACGTTGCTGCAAATACCCCTCCGCCTCTCCCAACGGTGCTACTTGCAACAAATAACCCTCCTTATTCTCATTCCTTTCCCATTCCCCCAACGCCTCCTGTAACCGCTTTTTCCATCTCAAAAAAACATCATCTTCCTCAATCCATTTCTGCAAATCGGGCCATGCTTTAATCAAAGCTTCATGCACAACTTCCACCGTTTCTATCTCAGTCGTTTCATTGCGGTTACTCACCACTAAACGCGCCGTCGCCAAACGACTCACCAAATCCCAATTTCCTTCCCCCACCTCAGCGCGAGTCGCCAGTCGGCGGATGTATTTTGTTCCTTCTGGAGAAACTAACTGGAGAAAAATTCGTTTTACTCGTTCCCTATCTGCCTTTTCCAACTCATCATAAACTCGTTCTGCGTGTCTGCGGAGAGCATTTTTCACCCCACCAATATCATCATAAACTTGACGAGTCAGCCAACCATTTTCCTGCTTATTCCACATTTCGGTAAGCGCAAATTCCAACAATGGCAAATAACCCGGTTCGTTGCCAACATCATTCAGAATATGCTCTGTCAATCCCGCCTCTAAATATACGCCCCGTTTCTTTGCAGGTTCTTCAATTACTGTTTGCAATTGCTGTCGTTCCATCGCGCCGATAAATTCCGATTTCCAGCGCTGCAACTCCTCCCTCAAAGGATTATAATCTATTGCTTGTCCGAGAAAATCAGCCCGCAGGGTAAGCACCAACCTGAAAGCAGAAACATCCCGCACCGCCGACAACAAACAATCTAAAAATTTCTGATTCGGATAGCTATAAATTTCCTCAAACTGGTCAACTACTAACAGCACAGTCCGAGATTCACCAATGCTTTTTAGCACATCCGAAAAACTGCGAATTCCCTCTTGCAAATCAGTCGCCAATTGTTCCGGTAAACGCAGCGCTTTTGCCAGATTCTCGAAAGGAGTAGCACCCGGACGCAAGCTAGCAATTAACCAATTTTCTTTCTGACGCAAACGAGGAATTAAACCCGCCAATACCACCGAAGATTTCCCACTTCCAGAAGCACCAATTACCGCCACCAGCTTTTTATCTTCCACAACTTTTACCAGGTGATTAGTAAAACTTTCCCGTCCAAAAAATAATTCCGCATCTTCTTCCTGAAAAGCCGACAAACCGCGATAAGGACAAGCAGGAATTACTAAATCGTTCCACCGCAAAGGTTTAACGGCGGGATTTTGACAAATTACAGGTAAATTGCTCGCACAGGGAAACACTTTCTCTAAAATTTGCAGTCGTCGCCGCGCTTCTCTCACCGAAGCATACAAGGAATTATACTGAGTAAATTCTTCCAGAAAATATTGCAGAAACCGAGGTGCAACTGCAACTGGCAATTCTTCCCGCATCACTATCATTTGCGGCAAATATAAATCTTCCCCTTCTGCTAAGGAGTGCGCTAAACCGAGTCCATCGCAGCAGTTGAAAATTGCCAGTTTCAATCCATTCTCAATCGCTTTCTTCAGGTGATTTCTTAACTCGGATATGGTGATTTTATCATCTTGATTAATCTTGATAGTTCCGGTTTTCCACTCATCCCCGCTTTCCCCATGTCCAACAAAGAAAATAATATCCCACCGTTGCTTCCACAGCGGTTCATCTAACTCTTCTCGTTTGGGTTGTTTGAGCCAAGTAACTTCTACATTCTTCCCCAAATTTTGAATCGCCTCTCCTTGGGATTCCACATCAGCTTGATAACCCAAAATTGCCAGAATCTTCACCCCATCTTTAGATATTGGGGAAAGTTGTTGCACCTGCTTAAAATTAGGCGAAGCGAAACCTATTTCTGTTTTATGAAATTCCCTGATTAAATCCCATTCTTGCCAAGGTAGTTTTCGCAACCAAGGGTTATCAGTCAGCAACAGGATGCGATTTTCCTCATTAGGATTTAAGTGATTTCGCAATAGGGATTCAATGGGGAGAAATGCCTTATCTTTGAGCCAAGCATTGAAGCTGTTTATCAAATCATCGGTTTCTCTTTTGAATGGCTCAAAATCATTGTCTTGGATATTCGCAGAAACATTAGTAAAACTAGGACGGCGCTGCAAAGGAAAGGTAGAAAAAGATGTGGCTATATTCCGATAAATTACCTGCCAATCGCGATATTTTTCCAATAACTGTAAGTTATCAGCTAATTTCCCGGTGATTCCTGCAATGAGGCGATTATCTGAGGGCGATAAAAGTGGGGAGTCTTCCTCAATCTTCGCGTTGATGGAAAAACCTAAATTGAATTCACCTTGAATTTCTAAGCGGATTAACTTACCCATAACTCCCCACAGTTGATCGATAAATTTCAAAGGTTATAGCCCGTCAGCACGCCATTGATAGCCCGTCAGCCCGTTATTGATAGCCCACCAGCCCATCAGGTATAGCCCACCAGCCTGCCTGCGATTCAAATCGCAGGCTAATAGCGAAAGTCAGCCCGCCTGCGATTCAAATCGCAGGCTAATAGCGAAAGTCCGTTAAAACGGACTAAAAAAGCCGGAAATTAGTCGGTTAAAACCGACTTGGGCTATGAGCCTGGGAATTGATTCCCAGGCGGGCTGGAAGCGAAGTCAAATATCTTAAATAAATTTGCTGAAATTATACCACAAAATCTTCCGTAACGCTAGCCTCTCCTAAAGCTAATTTAATCCTAAATTCATCACCTGGGTTAGCATCAAATTGACATTGCATCAATATATCAGCACTTCTAGCAGTCACCTCCTCAAAAACTTCGCCTTCAGATAACACAATCAATTTGAGATTTGCTGGCAAATAATTATCTTCGCCACTGGGATAAACTTGCATCCAAACAGATACATTATTTTCGCTTCCTCTGGTCAGGTTAATGACCAAGATAACGACATGACTAATTAAGTCTACTCTAAGGTTAAAAAGTTTAGCACGTTTGGTGCGATCGCTCCACACTGCCGGACGTAATTGTTGCGGAGTAAGCAATTCTTCCACAGCTTGCCATCCCGATGCAAATATTCCTTCAAACCATTGCGTTAAACTTGGCTGTATTTGTAAATCGGAAACTGTAAAACCCAACAATTCACTTAATTCTCCCCTTTGATAACAGTCTCTAATTCTCTGATAGTATTCATCCGAACTTTGTAAACCTATAATAATACTGCCCGGTTTAACGTATTTAACAATAATCATACCCTTACCCACATTTTCAAGTTTTGCCATGATATCAGGTAAAATTTTATTTTGAAATTCTGACAAATCATTTATTTCTACTTCGATAAGCTTCAATTCCCAAGATTGAATTTTAGAAGATGGGTTTTTCTTATATGATTTTTTCTCTAGCCATTCTTGAAAGAACTGTCTAATTTCTCTTTTCTCCTCCTCGCTATTAGTTTTATTTTTCTCAGCAAAGGCTTCAGCTAATTTCGCAATGATTTTTTCAGTTGGTTTCAAAATAGGCTTGTTCGCAATTCTACTAATATGATTATCTTCAAGACCACTATATTGAGCTAATTCAAAAGCTGACTTGAAGTTTTTTGATGTGTAAAAATCCCTGAAAGCTTTAGTAAACTCAGGCCAATTCCCTTCAGCAAACTTAGGCATAGCGATAAAAGTCCTTTAACTTTTTGTTTTGACAGCAGGTGAGACACCTATAAGAGTGTATTACCTCATATTATCCAAAATGAGGTAATACACCCTCACGATCGAATCTGGTAATCTCAAATTATCAGATTAACCATGTGAATTGCTAGAGGCAATGTGCCAAACCATAGATAAGCCTACTACGGCTCCCAATACGCCTCCAACAGTGCCACCAATAGGGCCACCAATAGCAGTCCCAATCATAGCACCAAGATTAGTCGGCATAGAAAAAGCTGCTTGGTAAGCTTGGGCTTCTGGACTTGTATGGATGTCAGACATACTTTTTTCCTCGCTGTTTAAAGAAATTAGAGATTAGTGAAAAACTTAAAGGATGAATAACCTTTTTGCTTCACAACTCTAATTTAGTAAATTTCCATATCTGTGTTAATTGAATTCAACTTGATTTTTCACAAATACTTGTAAGCCTTGTCAATTCACCCCATCAACCGCTTGAGCTAAATTTAGAAGATTCAAGTTGCATTCAGCTTGAATTCAGGGTGTTGCATTCAACTTGAATCTCAAAAAAAGCTTGGAATCCTTATAAATTGAAGGTTTAATGTAAATTCCTCCGTTCAATTACACAAAAAAAATTCTTGGCATACGATTGAAATGTCCAAAAATTTAGGAGGCTCAAAAAGGAAATGGCTCACGAATTTGAACCGCATAAATTCCGGGAATTTATGGAACGTGAAAAGTCTGAACATTTTCCGTTTCACGAACACACGAATCATGCTCACCCTCATCCCCCTCACCATGACTCCAATCATAACTGGGGTGATGATGATGACGATGATGATAACCCAGTAGTGCAGTTAATCGGCTTTTTTGTGAATTTATTTTCCTAAAAAGCGTCACCCTGCCCGAATTGTTTTGAGGATAGCTAGGAACCATAAATATCTGGTTTCCTAGTTTCCCTAAACTTTAGTTATTTGATGGGGAATCATCTTATGGAATTTTTGGTTGGAGTCTGGATTTGTTGCGGTGTTTGTTGTGCAATTATTGCCGAAAAGAAATATCGAGATCAAACCTTATGGTTTTTCTTAGGAATTCTCTTCGGCGTATTTGCTTTAATTGCGATCGCCTTATTACCCTCAGCTTAAAAGGAGTCATTCAATTATGAACAATAATGGTTTAGCCACTACCGCCGCAAGTGGTGCATTAGTCGCCGCTAAATTAGCCACCGTTACTGGTACAACTGCCACTGGTATTGCTACTACTACTGGTGGTATTGGTATCACTACTGTCGCTACAGCAGCAGGGACAGCAACATCAGTTGCAATTGCCCCAGTAGTTGCAGTAGTCGCTGTTGGAGCATTTATTTGGTGGTTAGTGAGTGATTAATTGTCACTAATTTAATTTGGTCAGCGGACTAATGAAAGGCTGCCGAATTAAATCGGCAGCGCTTTCCTGCAATTCTCCGATTGACTAATCACTACCTATTCATCAATTTGCCAAGGGTCTTTGGTGAGATTTTCGTCCAGAATTTTCTTTGGACGCAGGATGAGGAGAACTCGCCCAAGTAGGGATTCTGGGGGAGATTCTTCAAACCATTGCATTTGTAACAGTCCTTCTCGCTCAAGAATAAAATAGCTATTATCTTCCCAAAGTCTTGCGGCTCTATCTACGATCGCCAGAACTTCTTCTCCCAAGTTATTTTTCTGGTAGGGAAGGTCATTACTATTCCATAGAATCGCGATCGGATCTTCTGCACTCAAGATAACTTTCCAGCCGGGAACGGGAACCCACGCGCCCTCTCCAGAAAACTTGACAACCCGAAAAGGCCCAGTGTCCTCAAGAAAGGGGACAGCTTTTACGTCTTCGGCACTCAGGGGTAGTTTCCCCACTAAAGGCAGGATGCGGGGCAACTCTTCCTCAACTTCCAGTCGATAAATGGGCAACTGGGGCGCTGGACGACGGGATACTAAGGTAAAATCGGTGAGCAGTTTTTCGATCATCTGCCTAGCACTGTCGCTGCGAACAAATTTTAACCCGCTGGCAATCAAACGCGATCGCTCTTGCAAGTCTGATTGTTCGCGGGCATATTTCCAGTACTGATAAGCAAGGGCGTCGCCGGGATGATCCGTAAACCCAGATGGCAGGTTACGCAGCCAGGATAACTCTTTAATGGCTTTAGCCAAGTCCTTAGCCGCAAGGGAGTCCAGCTTGTGTTCCAACACGAAGGTGGCGGCAGCAGCGCGTTGTGGCTGAGTGAGAATGCGAAATTCGTACAGGGTATCGCTGCCAGTTTGTTGGAAATGCTCAAGCACCTCATCTGATACGACCGCATTCACCAGACTGGTGTAAACTTGGGAAGCGACGATGACTTGATTCTGCTGAACGGGTTCAAACCCAGTCTCCTGAAAAATCTTTTGCGGGTTACATCCTGCTTTTTGCAATTTTTGGCAAGCCTGTCCCCAGTAAACCCAGGTGCCTTCTTTGCGCCGGAGACTACGCAGTAAATCTTCAACCTCAGCGGT comes from Argonema galeatum A003/A1 and encodes:
- a CDS encoding type II toxin-antitoxin system HicB family antitoxin — translated: MVSKVSTGKISQSVPLKFHILLDRSNETKISASFLELPNCQVEASTQEEAIEKLNEILHTRLENLEIIPVEIEWQPPKQPENPWVKFAGVFQDDPDFAEIAESLRKERLANDDEITEF
- a CDS encoding DUF7689 domain-containing protein, with protein sequence MVGNNPWIQNIKEWIEQNHPNLVTTGYQITSSDTTDYNCIAWAAGSTEEWWWPDAKGGDYWPPNILREESLTAFMMAYQTLGYEVCDNTLLEVGFEKIAIYVLDGKPQHAARQLPNGKWTSKLGQYEDIEHNSLEGLEGSIYGEVSCVMKRRLIEQE
- a CDS encoding antitoxin, which translates into the protein MKVKNIGDKTMEPEYDLSKMKKRPNPFAKQLKKQVTISLGIDVIEYFENMAQESGISSQELINLYLQYCVVSQRKLSISN
- a CDS encoding BrnT family toxin — encoded protein: MNKITFQWDEQKNKINQQKHGISFEEAESVFFDDYALQFWDEEHSQEEERFLLLGISSKMRILIVVHCFR
- a CDS encoding CHAT domain-containing protein; this encodes MKFIDQLWGVMGKLIRLEIQGEFNLGFSINAKIEEDSPLLSPSDNRLIAGITGKLADNLQLLEKYRDWQVIYRNIATSFSTFPLQRRPSFTNVSANIQDNDFEPFKRETDDLINSFNAWLKDKAFLPIESLLRNHLNPNEENRILLLTDNPWLRKLPWQEWDLIREFHKTEIGFASPNFKQVQQLSPISKDGVKILAILGYQADVESQGEAIQNLGKNVEVTWLKQPKREELDEPLWKQRWDIIFFVGHGESGDEWKTGTIKINQDDKITISELRNHLKKAIENGLKLAIFNCCDGLGLAHSLAEGEDLYLPQMIVMREELPVAVAPRFLQYFLEEFTQYNSLYASVREARRRLQILEKVFPCASNLPVICQNPAVKPLRWNDLVIPACPYRGLSAFQEEDAELFFGRESFTNHLVKVVEDKKLVAVIGASGSGKSSVVLAGLIPRLRQKENWLIASLRPGATPFENLAKALRLPEQLATDLQEGIRSFSDVLKSIGESRTVLLVVDQFEEIYSYPNQKFLDCLLSAVRDVSAFRLVLTLRADFLGQAIDYNPLREELQRWKSEFIGAMERQQLQTVIEEPAKKRGVYLEAGLTEHILNDVGNEPGYLPLLEFALTEMWNKQENGWLTRQVYDDIGGVKNALRRHAERVYDELEKADRERVKRIFLQLVSPEGTKYIRRLATRAEVGEGNWDLVSRLATARLVVSNRNETTEIETVEVVHEALIKAWPDLQKWIEEDDVFLRWKKRLQEALGEWERNENKEGYLLQVAPLGEAEGYLQQRLGDISPAERVFIQLGLGLRDRIRRRTILSLTSGLVAISIFATGAVWQWQRAERQSLISETDSLGNLALSQFQSGEGGINALMIAMEAGQKLKQLVKDGEPLANYPTTSPLLALQTITANIREKNEFQSDTKDINKAIFTPDGQKIVSFSRGERKVIIWNLSGQKITEWEEPENKEIYNLAMSPNGKYIVTVNENGNLYIWDFTGQKITHIYNTQSFGNPASDTVKFTPNSQYIAISNFLEVRFFNLLGKQVKELKTNTGGQITSIEFTANSEEIIIGNVMGMVEFWNLKSLKKIREFKVNTRLVKIAISPNGRQLLTLGADVNSSQIAGVTPQLWESSGKKIADFAFSPFIPGTNVHGDVSFSPNGQEIATVIPGEGLLKLYDTKSGKLTNTVTINPLFGLSLNYSSDGEIIAISGINGIRFLGVAKPYFKESAIIYETEGFPFPSGGNRQKERVMNNLQFSADSKNILITYFQNEFLDIWNLQKNEVKRFDFRNSFAIMSPDGNLIIRVTKEGIQKFDLSGTLISEIKTNVSKEENVLNSLDKIKFGKSFSFSFDGNKIATIGNVDAGRNINKAFPLRLWNLSTKQVKPLKNDLSERVWRVVVSPDGKYILTIPQEAEPGKIWDNSGNLVDRLIDIEDIGEFSLDSKYLVTWSLERKRGKQLYLRNMKNNQVVKLDNQAMIMSVYLSPDSKLIATAGTDNFIKIWDMSGKIISKIKLEQSVGRLTFSPDSQQIGFLGNRNELSVWNIAGKQIAKYTVPEQGQGQIVFSPDDKYIATGGRKVFIWRNQNLNELLATGCDWLKEYLATRPEEKQKLKVCQEANNSQ
- a CDS encoding DUF1822 family protein — protein: MPKFAEGNWPEFTKAFRDFYTSKNFKSAFELAQYSGLEDNHISRIANKPILKPTEKIIAKLAEAFAEKNKTNSEEEKREIRQFFQEWLEKKSYKKNPSSKIQSWELKLIEVEINDLSEFQNKILPDIMAKLENVGKGMIIVKYVKPGSIIIGLQSSDEYYQRIRDCYQRGELSELLGFTVSDLQIQPSLTQWFEGIFASGWQAVEELLTPQQLRPAVWSDRTKRAKLFNLRVDLISHVVILVINLTRGSENNVSVWMQVYPSGEDNYLPANLKLIVLSEGEVFEEVTARSADILMQCQFDANPGDEFRIKLALGEASVTEDFVV
- a CDS encoding RuBisCO accumulation factor 1; protein product: MTDIRPDASNPDPQPTDVTAEVEDLLRSLRRKEGTWVYWGQACQKLQKAGCNPQKIFQETGFEPVQQNQVIVASQVYTSLVNAVVSDEVLEHFQQTGSDTLYEFRILTQPQRAAAATFVLEHKLDSLAAKDLAKAIKELSWLRNLPSGFTDHPGDALAYQYWKYAREQSDLQERSRLIASGLKFVRSDSARQMIEKLLTDFTLVSRRPAPQLPIYRLEVEEELPRILPLVGKLPLSAEDVKAVPFLEDTGPFRVVKFSGEGAWVPVPGWKVILSAEDPIAILWNSNDLPYQKNNLGEEVLAIVDRAARLWEDNSYFILEREGLLQMQWFEESPPESLLGRVLLILRPKKILDENLTKDPWQIDE